One Gammaproteobacteria bacterium DNA window includes the following coding sequences:
- a CDS encoding ABC transporter ATP-binding protein: MNLISARELTKTYCAGDVEVRAVRGVDFSIEAGAFVAFVGPSGSGKSTLLNMIGGLDRPSGGTLTVLDTDIAKLDRADAAAFRGSNLGFIFQDFNLIPVLSASENIEYPLLMVQDWPADKRQARVRELLEAVGMADQADKRPDQLSGGQKQRIAVARALATNPKLVLADEPTANLDHDTAYRILALMKKMRDEFGTTFIFSTHDQKIMNEAEVTFTLEDGRLTNHPGGAA, translated from the coding sequence ATGAATCTGATTTCAGCCAGGGAACTGACCAAGACCTACTGTGCGGGGGATGTCGAGGTGCGCGCGGTGCGCGGGGTGGATTTTTCTATTGAAGCCGGCGCATTCGTGGCCTTCGTTGGCCCGTCCGGCAGCGGCAAGAGCACGCTGTTGAACATGATCGGCGGGCTGGACCGGCCCAGCGGCGGCACGCTGACGGTGCTGGATACCGACATTGCGAAACTCGACCGCGCCGACGCGGCGGCGTTTCGCGGCAGTAACCTTGGTTTCATCTTCCAGGATTTTAATCTCATCCCGGTGCTCTCGGCCAGCGAGAACATCGAGTACCCACTGTTGATGGTGCAGGACTGGCCGGCGGACAAACGCCAGGCACGGGTCAGGGAATTGCTCGAGGCGGTGGGCATGGCGGATCAGGCGGACAAGCGGCCCGACCAACTCTCGGGCGGACAGAAACAGCGCATCGCGGTGGCCCGCGCCCTGGCCACGAATCCCAAACTGGTGCTGGCCGATGAACCCACCGCCAACCTCGATCACGATACTGCCTACCGCATTCTTGCGCTGATGAAAAAGATGCGCGACGAGTTCGGTACCACGTTTATCTTTTCCACCCACGACCAGAAGATCATGAACGAGGCCGAGGTCACGTTCACCCTCGAAGACGGCCGCTTAACGAATCATCCGGGAGGTGCCGCATGA
- a CDS encoding outer membrane lipoprotein-sorting protein: MLGGAIPAYAFDATAVLKEVDTRMAPASYEMYRKLINIEPDGKRKEFVLYTVKKGDDKMVALFLDPPSEKGRSTLRLGDNLWLYIPNVGKPIRITSLQSVIGGVFNNSDILQLDFSVEYTASAAGEENNQYILELKARGAAVAYDKMKMWVDKKTRTPLTIEAYAASGLLIKTLHYSEIKDFGHGLMRPAKLVTDSPLYKGYQSVMLFDGLRPRAFADEVFTLDYLPRVGELRQ; encoded by the coding sequence ATGCTCGGTGGCGCGATACCTGCGTACGCGTTCGATGCCACCGCGGTACTCAAGGAAGTGGATACCCGCATGGCGCCCGCTTCGTATGAGATGTACCGCAAGCTCATCAATATCGAGCCGGACGGCAAGCGCAAGGAGTTCGTGCTCTACACGGTCAAGAAGGGCGACGACAAGATGGTCGCGCTGTTTCTCGACCCGCCCAGCGAGAAGGGCCGCAGCACCCTGCGTCTGGGCGACAACCTGTGGCTGTATATTCCGAATGTCGGCAAACCGATCCGCATCACCAGCCTGCAGTCGGTGATCGGCGGCGTGTTCAATAATTCCGATATCCTGCAACTGGATTTCAGCGTCGAATACACGGCCAGCGCCGCCGGCGAGGAGAACAACCAATACATCCTCGAACTCAAGGCGCGCGGCGCGGCGGTGGCCTATGACAAAATGAAGATGTGGGTGGACAAGAAGACGCGCACGCCGTTGACCATCGAGGCCTATGCCGCCAGTGGCCTGCTGATCAAGACCCTGCACTATTCCGAGATCAAGGACTTCGGCCACGGCCTCATGCGTCCGGCCAAACTGGTCACCGACAGTCCGCTGTATAAAGGCTACCAGTCGGTAATGCTGTTCGACGGCCTGCGCCCGCGCGCGTTTGCCGACGAGGTCTTTACCCTGGATTACCTGCCGCGGGTGGGCGAACTGCGTCAATGA
- a CDS encoding thioredoxin family protein: MKNIKVLGTGCANCKRTLALIEETAKAKGVEVELEKVEDIGAIMGYGVMSTPGVVIDGTVVHAGGVPDRKKIEEWLAA, translated from the coding sequence ATGAAAAACATCAAGGTACTCGGCACCGGCTGCGCTAACTGCAAGCGCACCCTGGCGCTGATCGAAGAGACCGCCAAGGCCAAGGGCGTCGAGGTCGAACTGGAAAAGGTCGAGGACATCGGCGCTATCATGGGCTATGGTGTCATGTCCACCCCCGGCGTGGTGATCGACGGCACGGTGGTGCACGCCGGCGGCGTGCCGGATCGCAAGAAGATTGAGGAATGGCTGGCGGCTTAG
- the arsB gene encoding ACR3 family arsenite efflux transporter, giving the protein MGFFERYLTAWVFLCILVGIALGHFFNGAFQAIGELEIAQVNLPVAVLVWLMIIPMLLKIDLHALKGVTQHWRGVGVTLFVNWAVKPFSMALLGWLFIGWLFRPWLPAEQIDSYIAGLIILAAAPCTAMVFVWSHLSKGEPHFTLSQVALNDVIMIFAFAPIVGLLLGLSAITVPWDTLLLSVLVYIVVPLVIANLWRNWLLKGEHGYLRLQRVLDRMHPVSLSALLATLVLLFGFQGEQIIKQPLVIALLAVPILIQVFFNSGLAYLLNRAVCSPHCVAGPSALIGASNFFELAVATAIALFGFQSGAALATVVGVLIEVPVMLIAVGVVNRTRGWYEAREGVVPHEQCCPADLHVHGGH; this is encoded by the coding sequence TGAGCTGGAAATCGCGCAGGTCAATCTGCCTGTGGCGGTGCTGGTGTGGCTGATGATCATCCCCATGCTGCTCAAGATCGACCTGCATGCGCTCAAGGGTGTCACGCAACACTGGCGCGGCGTCGGCGTGACCCTATTTGTCAACTGGGCGGTGAAACCCTTTTCCATGGCGCTGCTCGGCTGGTTGTTCATCGGCTGGCTGTTCCGCCCGTGGCTGCCGGCGGAGCAGATCGATTCCTACATCGCCGGTCTCATCATCCTCGCCGCCGCTCCCTGTACCGCCATGGTGTTCGTCTGGAGTCATCTTTCAAAAGGCGAGCCACACTTCACCCTGTCGCAGGTGGCGCTCAACGACGTGATCATGATCTTTGCCTTCGCGCCCATCGTCGGGCTGCTGCTGGGCCTGTCCGCCATTACTGTGCCGTGGGATACGCTGCTGTTGTCGGTGCTGGTCTATATCGTGGTGCCGCTGGTGATCGCCAACCTGTGGCGCAACTGGCTGCTCAAGGGTGAACACGGTTATCTGCGCCTGCAACGGGTGCTGGATCGCATGCACCCGGTGTCGCTGTCCGCGTTGCTCGCCACGCTGGTGCTGTTGTTCGGTTTTCAGGGTGAACAGATCATAAAGCAGCCACTGGTCATCGCGCTGCTGGCGGTGCCCATCCTGATCCAGGTGTTCTTCAACTCGGGGCTGGCCTACCTGCTCAACCGTGCGGTGTGCTCGCCGCACTGCGTGGCAGGACCCTCCGCGCTGATTGGCGCCAGCAACTTCTTCGAGTTAGCCGTCGCCACCGCCATAGCGCTGTTCGGCTTCCAGTCGGGCGCGGCACTGGCCACCGTGGTGGGTGTACTCATCGAGGTACCGGTGATGCTGATTGCCGTGGGCGTGGTCAACCGCACTCGCGGCTGGTATGAGGCGCGTGAAGGGGTCGTTCCGCATGAGCAGTGCTGCCCGGCGGACTTGCATGTGCACGGAGGCCATTGA
- a CDS encoding FtsX-like permease family protein, with translation MSRILKLAARNLARYWRRTLLTSGLIVLGIVAVLLFVAVAGSFKSVMIGTFTDSMLGHLQVHRKGYVASIDNLPLNLNMKPAQVEKVEQALAAIPEVEAVSPRLKFGAMFSNFTETTNIRLNGIIPAREATAMPGLVERLVDGSLANGLIEPGKLLIPELLAKGLKVKPGDTVVLVATNVDGSVNGQTFVVQGVLGDVTGPGGRDGYLHMDDARTLLRIDGKEINEIAVRLKNIDQVERVTTQLRAALSGMVNPQGQPQIDVHTWDQLSPFANIARMIDLLDLFIRIMLVGIVLIAIMNVMIMAVYERIREIGTIAAIGTPPRRIMGLFLSEGLLLGLVGTAIGTAISLLLVYALNLWPVSFAFGRQVVVLAPALAVGEVLWIGGIVILVAVVASLQPAWKAARMDPITALRHV, from the coding sequence ATGAGCCGTATCCTCAAACTCGCCGCGCGTAACCTGGCCCGCTACTGGCGGCGCACGTTGCTGACCTCGGGGCTGATCGTGCTGGGTATTGTCGCCGTGCTGTTGTTTGTCGCAGTGGCTGGGTCCTTCAAGTCGGTTATGATCGGCACGTTCACCGACTCCATGCTCGGCCACCTGCAGGTGCACCGTAAAGGTTATGTCGCCTCCATCGACAATCTGCCGCTGAATCTCAACATGAAACCGGCGCAGGTAGAGAAAGTCGAGCAGGCGCTCGCGGCCATTCCCGAGGTCGAGGCCGTATCACCGCGGCTCAAGTTTGGCGCCATGTTCAGCAATTTCACCGAGACCACCAACATCCGGTTGAACGGGATTATCCCCGCACGCGAGGCCACCGCCATGCCGGGCCTGGTCGAACGCCTGGTGGACGGCAGCCTGGCCAACGGCCTGATCGAGCCGGGCAAGCTGCTGATCCCGGAACTGCTGGCCAAGGGCCTGAAGGTCAAGCCCGGCGACACCGTGGTGCTGGTGGCGACGAATGTGGACGGCTCGGTCAACGGCCAGACCTTCGTGGTGCAGGGCGTGCTGGGCGACGTGACCGGGCCGGGCGGGCGCGACGGCTACCTGCACATGGACGACGCCCGCACCCTGCTGCGCATCGATGGCAAGGAGATCAACGAGATCGCCGTGCGCCTGAAAAATATCGATCAGGTCGAACGGGTCACGACGCAACTGCGCGCAGCGCTGTCGGGCATGGTCAATCCGCAAGGCCAGCCGCAGATCGACGTACACACCTGGGACCAGCTCTCGCCGTTTGCCAACATCGCGCGCATGATCGATCTGCTGGATCTGTTCATTCGCATCATGCTGGTGGGCATCGTGCTCATCGCCATCATGAACGTGATGATCATGGCGGTGTACGAGCGCATCCGCGAGATCGGCACTATCGCCGCCATCGGCACGCCGCCGCGGCGTATCATGGGGCTGTTCCTGAGCGAGGGCCTGCTGCTCGGCCTGGTCGGCACGGCGATCGGCACGGCCATCAGCCTGCTGCTGGTGTATGCGCTGAACCTGTGGCCGGTGAGTTTCGCCTTCGGCCGCCAGGTGGTCGTGTTGGCGCCAGCTCTCGCGGTGGGCGAGGTGCTGTGGATCGGCGGCATCGTCATCCTGGTGGCGGTCGTCGCCAGCCTGCAACCGGCCTGGAAGGCGGCGCGCATGGATCCGATCACTGCCTTACGACATGTATGA
- a CDS encoding permease has protein sequence MFDALANLIVYQWLGLSADSHAGAALHFFVMDTAKIFAMLVIIIYIMGLLRALLSPERVRDYVRGKPKWLARSSAVTLGAVTPFCSCSSVPLFIGFVEAGIPLGVTFSFLIASPMINEVAVVILLGILGWKLTVMYVAAGLTVAYVGGMIMERFKPERWVEKYVWKIQMGQMAQAVPDTSLAGRHRYAWGEVREIVGRLWKWVVAGIAVGALFHGYVPEAWVTEHLGGKDNWLAVPGAVLLGVPLYSNATGVIPVAEAMLGKGVAVGTTLAFMMSIAALSLPEMIILRKVIKWPALALYAGILAIAFTLVGWGFNLFV, from the coding sequence ATGTTCGACGCACTGGCCAATCTGATCGTCTACCAGTGGCTCGGCTTGAGCGCCGACAGCCATGCCGGCGCGGCGCTGCACTTCTTTGTCATGGACACGGCGAAGATCTTCGCCATGCTGGTGATCATCATCTACATCATGGGCCTGCTGCGTGCGCTGCTCTCACCGGAGCGGGTGCGCGACTACGTGCGCGGCAAACCCAAATGGCTGGCGCGCTCCTCGGCCGTGACCCTCGGCGCGGTGACGCCGTTCTGCTCCTGCTCCTCGGTGCCGCTGTTCATCGGTTTTGTCGAGGCAGGTATTCCGCTGGGCGTCACCTTCTCGTTCCTCATCGCCAGCCCGATGATCAACGAAGTCGCGGTGGTTATCCTGCTCGGCATCCTCGGCTGGAAATTGACGGTAATGTACGTCGCCGCCGGTCTGACGGTGGCCTATGTCGGCGGCATGATCATGGAGCGCTTTAAACCGGAACGCTGGGTTGAAAAATACGTCTGGAAGATCCAGATGGGCCAGATGGCGCAGGCCGTGCCCGATACCTCGCTGGCCGGCCGACATCGCTACGCCTGGGGTGAGGTGCGCGAGATCGTTGGTCGCCTGTGGAAGTGGGTGGTCGCGGGCATCGCCGTCGGCGCACTATTTCATGGTTATGTGCCGGAAGCGTGGGTGACCGAGCATCTGGGCGGCAAGGACAACTGGCTCGCCGTGCCCGGCGCGGTGCTGCTGGGCGTGCCATTGTATTCCAATGCCACCGGCGTGATTCCCGTGGCTGAGGCCATGCTCGGCAAGGGCGTGGCCGTCGGCACCACGCTGGCCTTCATGATGAGCATCGCCGCGCTGTCATTGCCGGAGATGATCATCCTGCGCAAGGTCATCAAGTGGCCGGCGCTGGCGCTGTATGCCGGGATACTGGCGATTGCGTTCACACTGGTGGGCTGGGGTTTCAATCTATTTGTTTGA